TGTAGCAGCTCATCATATCCACCAAGGACCTATCGATTATCAGAAAAAAATGGAAAATCTatttttctgtttgtgtgtgtgtgcatatgcattTGGTCATATAGAATGAATCCAAAACAAACCATCACATCGAACATCGATAGAATGCCTTTCAGATAGAATAATGTTTGGTTAACATCAACAAATAGTTTATATTGTTACAATGTTTAGATCCTATCTAATACAAGGAGTCAAAGCTGAACAAGATTGATTTATCTATTTCATGACTGTTTCTGGCTATGCCACAATATAGCATTGTGTAGGCTTTGTGACGGAGGGATTAAACAACCTACAACTGATAAAATGAATCTCTCCTCTTCTATGAAACTCAGCTTGCTTCAGGGTGACCCTGCGTCCTTGTCAGTGGAGGATGAGATGGCTCCACAAAGCCAATGTTATATGGAGTCTTCTCCAGGTGACCGCCTGCACTCACAGGTCAGCTGTGTTTTATTTTGATCTGGCAGAGATGAAAAGAACATCAGACAGGTAGGCATCTCTCGCTGTCTGCACTAAGCTAACAAAGGGACTGTTGTGCTCATACAGTATGTCGTGTTTATTGTGCACAGAAACATCTCTCGAGGAGTAATCTGAGAACAGCGAAAGCACTGTCTTTTTTTACATTGCTTTGAGGATCCTAATGAAACAGACAATACTCATATTTTCTCAGGCAGTCTAATGAATATGGCTGCTGGCAAATTCTTTAGGGAAGTTATTTAGAAAGGTAGATTAGAAAGAAAATGCATAAATTAAACTGTTACTAAAGCCTTATTTGCAATTAATGCTTCCCTTTCCAGCTCCTTGCCAGCCTATGCAATTTATCATTTATCATTCATTCTCCTGCTGATTGCCAAGCCCAGATTCAGTTTCCTAGCTATATGAGAATGATAATGGTCTCCATTACATGCAAATGAGTTTAAACTCCAAGTCACATGAGGGAATAAGACCGTAATCTACATATTTTAAATGTAAAACCTGAAGATGGGGAATGATGGCATCAAGAGGTAATTCAGTCACACTTACCAAACACTTACCCACGGTACCAAAGCAATGTTTGGGAACCGAAAACATCAATGTGAACTGTGCCGTTCAAGTACAGTAgagttatagggttatagtggaTGTTTAAGCACATCAATCCCATGGAACCCCTGTCATTCATCACCCTTTTAGAAATGCATCAATCATACTATTTGTATTAATACAACTATTATAAATAATTGTTTAGATTGCACTGGGTCTTTAAGTTAGTCCACCGTAAACAAACTAATATCTCCAGAGATTAGTTACATTAAGCTCTTCTATTCCAGTACCAAACTTAACAAAATATGCAAATATGTCCTGTTTAAATTGAGGTCAAAATGGATTAACTGAGAATGAACCTGCTCAAGTGCATCAACATTCATCGCTCATAGTTTCTGGAATCGACATTATAATGTTGCTCAGCAGACCATTAAGTCAAACGGGAGGGCTTTTGTCTTTGCTAGAATGCACTGAGTGACATTTGTTTGTTCTATACCTCTGGGCCTCCTTATATCTATGCAGACAGGGCCTCATTTATCGACTAGCTTGCCTTATTGGTCCCATTTATTCCATGCTGCAAGGTGGAGTAAGAGTCATTGAATGAAACCATCAGTTATCTATGCAGGCCTGCATATAACAGAAAGGCATCGGGGGAGTTAATATGCAATTATGAGGAAACCCATTTCCCTGCTATTCAATAAAGGAACAAAAGACGACTGCGTACTATTTTGTTAATGCAGTGGATGACAACAAAAACGCATAAACAGAAGCTTTGCTTTATGGAAATGCTTCCCATTAACCCTTTGCTATAACCTTGTGTCTCTGAGGAACAAAGGAATATCAAACCAAAATTGTATTCAGAGGAAAGTCATGGTCAAGTAGAAGCCATTCCAGAGTTGGGGGGTTGGAAGGTAGACTGCTCTGAAGCatcattttgaatacattttggCGGTTCAATATTTGATCAAACGCTCTAAGCTATCTGTCAAGTGAAATCCAAATTACATTTGCTGAATATGCCCTCATTTGCATAAGTAAAGACAGCAGTCTAATGGATATTAATGATAAGACACAAACAGGGTTATCTGCTGGTCAGAGTCTGTCACAAACCAAGaaaacatactgtagctacaggcCCAGGTGGCCAGGTGCACACAGTGAGGACATTTTCATAAGAAATGAGTCATCATTCATCATCATTACGATGATCAATATGACAAAAGATTTTTGTAGCTATTCCTGAAAACCCATTAGACATCATTACAGTGATCAATAAGTAGCTACATGCTGTATTATGCAACCCCGTCTCATGAGCTTAACGTATACTGTATGTGAATAACCAGCTACATAGAAAATGCTGTTCAGTGAGGCCTGACATTGGTGACCAGGTGTAGACACTATTTTTAGATCATGATTTCTATGAGGGGAAAGCTCcatcagatacagtgccttgcaaaagtattcatcccccttggcatttttcctattttgctgcatatcaacctgtaattaaaatggatttttatttggatttcatgtaatggacatacaaaaaATAGTCCaacttggtgaagtgaaatgaaaaaaataacttgtttaaaaaaaaatcaaaaaaatcaAACACGGAAAACTGGTGCGTGTTtatgtattcactccctttgctatgaagcccctaataagatatggtgcaaccagttaccttcagaagtcacataattcattaaataaagtccacctgtgtgcaatctaagtgtcacatgatctgtcacatgatctcagtatatatacacctgttctgaaaagccccagagtctgtaacaccaagcaagtggcatcatgaagaccaaggatctctccaaacaggtcagggacaaagttgtggagaagtacagatcagtgttgggttataaaaatatcagaaactttgaacatcccacagagcaccattaaatccattattaaaaaatggaaagaatatggcaacacgacaaacctgccaagagagggcttcCCACCAAAACACACGGACCAggtaaggagggcattaatcagagaggcaacaaagagaccaaagataactctgaaggagctgcaaagctccacagcagagattggagtatctgtccataggaccactttaagcagtacactccacagacctgggctttacagaagagtggccagaaaaaaagccattgcttaaagaaagaaataagaaaacacatttggtgttctccaaaaggcatgtgggagactaccCAACCATATGgatgaaggtactctggtcagatgagactaaaattgagctttttggccatcaaggaaaacgctatatcTGGTGCAAACCCATCACCTCTCATCACTCTGAGAACAccattcccacagtgaagcatggtggtggcagcatcatgctgtggggatgtttttcagaggcaggtactgggaaattggtcagaatttaaggaatgatggatggcgttaaatacagggaaattcttgaggtaaacctgtttcagtcttccaaagatttgagactgggacggaggttcaccttccagcaagacaatgatcctaagcatactgctaaagcaacacttgagtggtttaagggaaaacatttaaatgtcttggaatggcctagtcaaatcccagacctaaatccaattgagaatctgtggtatgacttaaagattgctgtacaccagcggaacccatccaactagaaggagctggagcagttttgccttgaggaatgggcaaaaatactagtggctagatgtgccaagcttatagagacataccccaagagacttgcaaatgtaattgctgcaaatggtggctctacaaagtattgaatttgtgggggtgaatagttatgtacgCTCAacctttcagtttttttgtcataTTTCATGTTTGTTTAACAAGAAAAAAttatttgcatcttcaaagtggtaggcatattgtgtaaatcaaatgatacaaaccccccaaaaatctattttaattccaggttgtaaggcaacagaataggaaaaataccaagggggtgaatactttcgcaagccactgtaagggAGACAATTCCCTTACTCTGAGATAGAGTACACCAGAAAACTACACGATGAGCACCACACTTAAAGAAATGGCTATTTATTGAGGCTACTAACAAGATTATTTATGTCAGCCAGAAGAGATGCATAAATATCCGTTTCATATTTCATTCTCTACAGCATGCAATGTGCTTTGCATCATATTAGCAATCATCCATACAAACGATCATCTAAGACTGCCAGATAAAACTGGCATATTTATTATCCTACACAGTACATCCATAAATATTTACTGTACATCTGCAGGCTTGATTTTACCTCAGTTTTCCATTTTAATTTGGGTTTTTAATGTGATACGTTTAATTCAAACAAATGCCCATAGAAAAAAATTATACATTACCACAAAATGTACATTAAAATGTGGCGACTCAGCAGATGCTCTTACCAGAACAACTTACTTCAACAACAGATTTGGTATAGGATTATACATCATTTTCAAAATGCAATCGGGGAATCACAGGAAGATTGTTGCAAAAGCTCTTATAAATCATGCATTACCATATTTCCAGGTTCAGCAAGAGGCATATACAGATTGATTTACATTGCATAATTAATCTCCAGCATAATCAATGGGAGTTTTGAAATGTAAATCCACATCGGTAATCGGGGAAATGCTCACACTTGCACTACTGGGCAAAACAATACTTTTTTATTGCAAAGCAAATGTGTTACTGGGTCCCCAAATGCTTGTATGATGAGCTCTTATTCAGTTTGAATACCTAATCAATTTACAGCCACAGCCCCCATACTAGTGCCATAGATCATTCAGTTGCTTCCTTGTCTGATAGGCCCATGCTACCTCAACACAGCCAGATAATTTGCTTAATGTAAATGGATGAGTATTACTCCTTCTCAGTCACAACAACATGAAGTAATAATGACCCACGAACATTTtagttccactgtggagatgcAGAAACCCAAGTATCTAATATGCTGTAGGGTTCATATGCTGTAGAGTTGGCTCTATATTGCACTGGAAAAAGAGTTAAGGATAATATACATTATTTATGCTTAATGGGTACAAGTATAGGGGTTAGATCCTCCAAGATCAATACCTTCCTCTCTTATGTGACTGGGAAAACCTGCCTCTGAAAACATTTCTACTTAGTATTAGTTCCTCTTTTATTACTTTGCAGCTCAGTCAACAGCAAGGTATGGAGTTCTAATGAATTCCCTTGAAATAGATGTAATCCTCCCGATTGGACGGGTTTCAACAACCTCCCCTCCACTTTTAATTAGAACTGCAGTCACTCATATGCTATCATTGTTTAAAGAGTCCTGCTCTCGAATTCCAGACTCAGGTAGTTAATCATGGAGAAGGCAGGCAGCAGTTACAGTAGATTACAGAATGGTACTCTGAGTTGCCTGATTATGTAAAGATTCCTGCATTCCTGATGTTTACATGCACTTTAAAGTTAAGTTTGATGTGATAGTTATACGACTTATCTATTGAtagagcaacaacaaaacactctTTTTTAGGGCTTTGCTCATGTCATGGCCTCAATCAATGAAAGTGGACACGTATTTTCATAAGTACAATATGTTCTATCCATCATAGGTTTCTGGCAGTAAACAAAAATACATCAAAACTCCTTGGGTGAATTCTTGGGGTTATGGGGTTATTCTATTGAACGGAAGCTTGATGATGTCATCCTAATTAGGATCCACTGGGCTCACACAGTCTCCCAGTGGCAGAGGAGTGAAATGACACGTTGCTGTTATTGTAAACAAGGGAATGAGGATTCCACAATAGAATACCATCCTGATCATAGACCTGTGAGAGCACCAGCCTGCATCCAATGCCCTCTGCCTATATATTCCATTATACCCTGTCTTCCATGACATTTTCACACTGTTCCCCTCATGCACTTTCCAATTTACACATGTACCAGTGTTCATTATTTTTCTACCCATAAAATGCAGTCATAAGGAAGCATGAGATTCTATTCTGAGACAGTTATGTCTTGCAGAGCCATCACTTTCCATATATGCCCCTCTCTATATGCTCCTGTCTCCCCATCCTATGCTCTTTGTTCCTTGAATGGATTCACATATACAGACAAGGGCTATGCCACTGTATAAATGTGAGTATATTTTATCTGCGATCATTAGGGTTCTGTACTCAGGGCGGGGGTTGGAGAGAGTGGCTTGAAGGGCAACACAGTTTGCCTTCATTCAGCCCTCAGCTTGTACAACAATGTGGCTTGACGAAGAAGGTTTTTTTCACAATGCCAAAGCCACAGAAGGAACACTCTAAAAGGGGAATAGCAAAGTAAATCTACTGACAaactagccttccctgtagctcagttggtagagcatggtgtttgcaacgcgtttgcaacgccagggttgtgggttcgattcccatgggggagcacagggaaaaaaatgtatgaaatgtatgcattcactactgtaagtcgctctggataagagcgtctgctaaattactaaaatgtaaatgtaaactataACAAGCCCTGTAATTCTGCAGTATATCCTTCGATACCACCACTACCCCTCCAAAATACATTTTAGGCCTACTACAATAGGATAATCATGATATTAGTGACAAATATGTAGTATTGAATTGTAATAGACGCCGTGATGACAGAAAAGGGTATGGCATTGGCTACTATTGTTACCATAGTATCCAAATACTCAGCGATATGACAAGAGTCAGGTGGGAAGTGTTCTATCACTGTGGTGGAGAGGGTGCTCTAGGAACAAAGGGATTTTATGCATGCATGGTCTTGAAAGGGTTAGGGTGTGCACGAGAAATGCGCACAAACATGTGTATGTAAGCTATTTTAGTAGGCTTTGACATCGCACTATACAAATAAACAATTATGTATTTACTGCGTAGCTCAATCCTGCCCTTCTGTATCAAGTCATAAAGCTACGGGTGTAGCTCTAAACACATATGACTGGTGCGTAATGAAACCGTTAAAAAAGTGTGACTATATTTCTGTGTAGGCTATGTTACTAAGATATGTGGTTGTTTTCCAACTTGTAAACGACTGCCAGTTCGGACCATATCGGATCGGTTTCCCGCTTTCCAAACCTACCCTTGCAGAGAAAGAGTGCGCTGCAACCTGATCATAAACTTGGTTAAAGAAGAGAGCCCCGCCCTCTTTTCAGCTTTCCGGTCTCCTTATAACCAGCAAGCCTGTTGTACAAGCGTTTATACACTTGAAGAACACTGGAGCAGTCCAGTTCACCAACCATCCTGGAAACGAGCTCTGGCTGTAAACCTGGAGGATTACATTGGTGCTTTTGCATAGAAAGGAGAAAAAGAATCATGGATTTTCTCAATCATAACTATTTGAGTGCGCGCAACCCATATGACTATACCTTTAATTTTTGGAACGACTATCTGGGTCTGTCGACGTTGGTCACGAAGAATAACAAGCACATGATGCCCCAAAGCCCAAACTCCATCACCGAGTCCCTGAAAGCAACCCTGGGTTTGGATGACTCTCCAGAATGTGCGTGCGTAATCTCGGGCAGTAGTGGAGGCGGACACCTGGACTGCTGTTGTCCATCCGCGAGCCCCCCGCCTACCTCCATCCTGGACTTGAAGGAGCGCTTTTCAATTCTGAGTCCATTCCAAAACCAAATCGGTGGCATCCCACTACAAGACCGGGACTTGGGCTTCGGGGGAAGCTTCGCAGGATTTGACCTGTTCGGAGTGGAGAGGAAGATGCGCAAACCAACGTCAAGGAATAAACAGGAGCCCAAAATCTGCGTCTTCTGCAGGAATAACGGTGCGCCGGAGGAGGTGTATGGCTCCCACGTTCTGAAGACACCGGACGGAAGGGTGGTGTGCCCCATTCTTCGGGCTTATACCTGCCCTCTTTGCAGCGCCAATGGTGACAATGCGCACACAATTAAGTACTGTCCACTCTCCAAAGATCAACCAACCCAGCGACCATTAAAGGGAGGGAGGGCAGTGGGTGGTAAGCGAATGAAAATATTCTAGAGATAGATTTTTACACAAGTAAAGAAACTAAATTGAATTGCACTGAACAATTTTCAGATGACTGTTTCCATTGCGGCTATAGCATATCCCAGTCCTAATGGCTAAGGCTACATGACTTCttaaacaaataaaacaaaatgttGATTTTATGCTTTTTCCAAAATCTCTTATATTTTTATAGTTGCTTTATTCACATAGATGTTTTTATTCGTTATACattgaatttattttcttcttataGTGTATAGCTCTTTGAGTGTTCATTTAAATTCACCTATATTCATAATCACAATGTGTGAATAAATGCTGAGTGTTTCCTGGTGTACATTGATTTATGAGGGCGTGAGAAGGTTGTGATTGTCATGTTACCAGTACTTTTTACTGTAAGCTTTGCTATTTCTTTTCTCTTTGAAAACCAAAGTTAAGTTTGTCATTTATTAACAAGGGTAAGAATGTTCATGAATAAAACTATTTCCATTCAAGATGTCTGTAAAACAAGGCATGGCACTTTGAGGCCCATTCCTCTGTCTGCCACTCCACAACACAGTTTCAAACTTGCTCTGAAGTTGACATGTGATATCTGtagcataaaaaaaaaacaagacaatGACATCTCTGTTATGGCCTGGTGTTTTCTGGGTAACTTCATACTCAATAGTAGCCAAGCCAAATGACTTTCATCTCCCATGTCACACATCACCCAGACTTATGAATAATCATTACCCAAATAAGATATACCCTTGATGTTTACATTCCCAAGAGAGGGTAACACACTGGATATAATTGCTTGTAGGCATTTCTTTTCAATGCAGTTTTTCTTTTATCAACAATTACCCCAAAATATCCTCAACAGAGGACTGAACTTGGGAGGTAAGGAGTGCTCTGCAATAGTAGAGTCAGGAGGACAATTCACCTTGAGAAATAGTGGGATAGCGCAAATGAATGTTATTAAACAAGCCTTTCTTAAAAAACAATGTATTAGCCCCCTTTTGCATTATTCCCCTGAATAAATCCAAAAAGATGCAAAATTATTATGAATGTAAGATGGAAAGATGGAAAGTTGTCACTTGTGAGACTGCACATTTCTGACAGTTATGTTAACCAAAGGATTATACAATTTTAATGAACTGAAATGAGGAACAGAGATTTGCTGTATTGTATATAAAGTTGACTTACGTTTATTCAGTATTTTAGCATTTCAAGTGACTTCAGAGGGTACTACCTCAACAGGATTTTGTACTTACATGTAAAATGTCAACTGCAGTTTATTAATATAGTGCTGCCATTTATAATAAGGGTTTAAATAGTATTTTTGATCTTTGTATAACATAATTGTATTTTTCTTTTGCTGCATTCAAACATGACAAAAGTGTATTTCCAATAAGCTCTACTCATTCTTCACCAAAACGTGATTGTCTGTATATAGTGTTATCCCTACTTTAACAGTTTACTTGTTCAATGTTACATTCTTGGGGTTGTTTGCAAGAGAATGGAATATATTGAAAACAGTTGACAATTTGCCACTTGTAACAGAGGTTTTTGATTAAATGAAATAAGAAAAAAGAAACACTGTTGATCTTTGTTATTAATATTTTACCACAATTTCCCTATATGCTGTGTGTGCAGAATAATACTATGTTAATGAATGAATCCCTGTATGCTGCCTGTGCAGAATAATACGATATGAATGAAATAGTCCCTGTATGCTGCCTGTGCAGAATAATACGATATGAATTAATTACATGAATAAATAGCTTATCAAATATTATAACTGATGCCTTGATGTTATTGATCGACTTGATAGACACAGACCTCGTTCACCAGTTTACATGAACAGTATCTCATTgccattgtcagatattaaatGTAGGCTAGACCATACCATTAAAGATGGCACATATCGTTCTTGGCTCTCTGTCATTGGCTCCGCCTACAGAACATTAAAGTCCATACTTCAACAGATGGAGGGAGTGGTCTTCCTCCGCTCTAGAAGTCAAAGTCTCTCTGCATGAGAGCCACCTCAGCTGGAGGAACAAAGCCCCATGGTTGTTCCAAGCACTTGCCCGTTGTTTATGAAGGCTGCCCACCCTGGAATGTCTAGGCCTGTGTGCCTCCCCACTCAACACAGATCATGTTTGCACTGAAGTCTATTGAATAATGCCCCCCTCTCCTAGCCTCTCTGTCTGCTATCTctggaatggcagcaggcagccaGCAGCCCATAACTTCTGGACCTCTTTTGAGAAAGGGGgattcagacagacagtataCACTAAGCACTCGGGTGCTGTGTTGAGGCCTTGGGCACAGCCATCCACAcctctcagccctctcctcttcctttctccctccctctcattctccaGCTGGGGCCCTGCATTAAAAATGGATGGATACTAAGTGCAACAGGGATTTATCTCTCGGAGAACAGTGGTGGGGAAAAGCCTGGAGGGGATCATTTCAGACAAACATGGCTGCCATACCAGGCCCTATTCCCATGCTGCCCCACCCCATTAGCTGTGCTGCCAACAGGATTTGATTAATCTAGTTAGTTCCTCCATTTATGGGGTGAATTTCTAACATGATTTTATGATGGAAAATGGCTGTCTGTCAATATCATACTGTAAGCCTATATTATACAGATAACAGTTTTTGTACATGGTATGAGGAGGAATAACAGTACATGGACTGGGTTCATAGTATGGCTGTATGTGTTATGTAATGATgctaaacagtaaacaaataaTACTTGGCACTTATACTACAGGCCTACTGTAAAGACTTCTCAGTCAGTAGTGGCCATCCACTAGTCTTATGAGGTGACTAACATGAATGAAAAGTGAATGATGAATCTTTTGGTTGTGTATACTGGGTTGTTACTGTAGAGAAGACCTCTAATTATGTAACAGTATGCTCATATATCACATTTCCTCCCaaatctcccattgacatcaatgcatcaTTTACAGAAGATTTGATAGAGGTACTCAGGTTGGTATTCAAGCCGATCGTGCTTGTAGACAAGGCGTCTTTTAAAGACAATGTTACCGCGTTGGCAGAGATTGAATTCAATGTCAACGCTGATGTCGGCTCAATTGTAATTTACCTTTAAATGTCAAGTACGGATTcagattgaatcccggccttagCTAAAGTTAGGACTTGGGCCTAACTTAATAGCCTACTGCAGACTGCATCATATGTAGAAATGTAAATGAATGAACTTCAATAAATCTGCATTCACATATCTCATGGATAGATGACTATGTCCAAATAAATTCACTTCTATTTCTATATCATCTATGATTAATACTACCTACCTCACAATGCCAACCGTAATTCAGCTAGGGATTTCTATACCAGACGCTCCCACCTGGAACATGAACCTGCAACTCTCTGGACACTACTTGTGTAGCCCTGACCTCTATCATACAATGCTGAATAAATATGGGTCACTATTTCTATTACAGAGTACTGGGGCGAATCGACTCAGCTGTTGCTGTTAGCTTGGGCTAAAAGGACCCAC
The sequence above is drawn from the Salmo salar chromosome ssa05, Ssal_v3.1, whole genome shotgun sequence genome and encodes:
- the nano1 gene encoding Nanos homolog 1 (The RefSeq protein has 1 substitution compared to this genomic sequence), which translates into the protein MDFLNHNYLSARNPYDYTFNFWNDYLGLSTLVTKNNKHMMPQSPNSITESLKATLGLDDSPECACVISGSSGGGHLDCCCPSASPPPTSILDLKERFSILSPFQNQIGGIPLQDRDLGFGGSFAGFDLFGVERKMRKPTSRNKQEPKICVFCRNNGAPEEVYGSHVLKTPDGGVVCPILRAYTCPLCSANGDNAHTIKYCPLSKDQPTQRPLKGGRAVGGKRMKIF